Genomic segment of Candidatus Desulfofervidus auxilii:
ACCGGTGGTAGATTTTCTTGAAATTAGCTTTATGTTTTTCCCCTTTTCTATTCCAGCCTTTTTTAGTCTTTCCTCCAAGGCGATACCACTAATGATGTCGACAAATTCGCCTTCAGCACCGACCTCAAGCTGGCAGAGTTGAAAAATCCTATCTCCTACTTTAATTAACAACTTGGAGGCCTCTCCTGTACAAAGCTCAATTTGATTTCCATTAGATACAATGGTGTAATTCTCTTCGGCTAAATGCCCTTTAACCTTGATATTTTCCCCTTCTTTTAGACCCAACTGTTCAAGCTCATCTTTGATTTTCTTACCACCTTCAATTCCTATAATTACTCCATCATCACCAGCCTCCAATTCTAAAAGGCGCATATGTTTCCCATTGCCTGTCTTTACAATCACCTTGTCCGCAATTCCTTGAGCCAAAACTATTTCTTTACCTTGTATTTCCACTGCCAAAGGACCACGATGCTTATGAGAAAAAGTAGATTTTAACTTGATCTCTTCGCCTTCTTTGATACCCAAATCTTCAAGATACTCTTTGAGATCCTTTCCTCCTTCAATTCCTACAACCTCAAACCTTTTGTGTTCACTCTTTACCCAATCTTTTAAACTCTTTATCTCTGCCATCACATACCTCCTTTTTTATTTTTTATGTTACGGTAAACGCCGCACTTGGCCGCCACATTTGGGACACACCATCTGCCGACAAGGCACTCCCGGCTGGCCGTTGAAAATATAACCACAATTGAAACACACACATTTTTTACTACCTTTTTGAGAACAATTAAAAAGGTCTTCGTTGATGTTATCAAGTATGGGTAAAGGTTCCTTAAAAAAGCCTTGAGCAAAGAGCTTTAGGTTTTCTTTAACATCATCTGCCTTAGCCTTAAAAACCTTTACCTGCCCTTCCCTTAAAACACGAAGAGCATTAAGACCAATGTTTTTAACAACAACCATTTCCACCCCCTGATTAATCAACCACTGGGATACCCTGATACCTACCCCTCCGGGCTCGTTTAAATAAGGATTTTTTAAAAATTGCCCATTTTCCCCATTGGTGAGATAAAAATATCTCGCCCTGCCAAACCTATCGCTAACTTTGGGTTCTTGCCCTTTTTCTTGGACTGGAAAAGCTATCATCTTTCACCTCCTACTATGAATTATATTATTTTTATCTTTTATCCTCCTCTCTATTTTTGCTCCTTCATTACCTTAAAACATTATCTTTAGACCACCAAAAATCATCCGTCCTGGTGTCTTCCACTGATACGATTCCTGCCAGCTTTCATCAAAGAGATCTTGTATTTCTAAAGATGCTTTAATAAATTTAGTAATATTTCTGGAAATCTTGATATCAACAGTAGTATAGTCATCCAGTTTTTGGGTGTTTTCTATATCATCATAGCGATCACTCACATAACGTAGTCTCAAGTTAAAAGTAAAAAGATTAGGATTACTATAAGTAAAACCAGCATTAAACCTATGTCTCGGCTGGTCAATAAGTCTGTTTCCCTCCAATTCAGGCCTATCTTTGTATTCATTTATTTCAGTATGAAGATAGTTATAATTAGCATAGAATATTAGGGATCGGAAAGGCTTGTATTCTAGCTCTAATTCTATTCCACTTGTTTCTGCCTCATCTATATTTTCCCATCTGT
This window contains:
- a CDS encoding NifB/NifX family molybdenum-iron cluster-binding protein codes for the protein MIAFPVQEKGQEPKVSDRFGRARYFYLTNGENGQFLKNPYLNEPGGVGIRVSQWLINQGVEMVVVKNIGLNALRVLREGQVKVFKAKADDVKENLKLFAQGFFKEPLPILDNINEDLFNCSQKGSKKCVCFNCGYIFNGQPGVPCRQMVCPKCGGQVRRLP
- a CDS encoding ferrous iron transport protein A, translated to MAEIKSLKDWVKSEHKRFEVVGIEGGKDLKEYLEDLGIKEGEEIKLKSTFSHKHRGPLAVEIQGKEIVLAQGIADKVIVKTGNGKHMRLLELEAGDDGVIIGIEGGKKIKDELEQLGLKEGENIKVKGHLAEENYTIVSNGNQIELCTGEASKLLIKVGDRIFQLCQLEVGAEGEFVDIISGIALEERLKKAGIEKGKNIKLISRKSTTGPAKHIGCIFYLTVLGGTTISIGHGMAEKIMVSPLD